The following are encoded in a window of Anopheles gambiae chromosome X, idAnoGambNW_F1_1, whole genome shotgun sequence genomic DNA:
- the LOC1272157 gene encoding cytosolic carboxypeptidase 2 isoform X3 has protein sequence MMDAPLNLNEAGYLGSFLSNSLKTHQLEVNTDSKTLRPIARLKEPRELFALPKERDYDCPQQAPRWPIECQVLEERVYHLDDAPETPEPYYQPTGKELQPRPVGEENGIIVYNYNPTSAVHYLPVDDEVTQPEPEPVPCPGKGGGSVLRQLRQLRRRLQRTLLQWEASEYVDRDYSYEEMNDAGEILPYDEENQIVHQVVEESPTPDRELVAMHLRKRASAGGASSEGNVQRQVDSSTVCDREAVSSSPDSDRDGCQPLRHVDSTSSTNNDNNNNNNNNSDESDDSDGEQTGSSPAVPASMTKTTTNRTPDLCPQFSRSTVGGSKAQPAAHPTPLDPDDLVFESRFESGNLGRAIKITPTYYELYLRPDMYTNRHTQWFYFQVKNTKAKVVYRFSIINLTKPDSLYKEGMRPLMYSTMDAECNQVGWRRCGDNIAYFRNEDNSNGYNYSHYHHRPADDDEDEYIGTSSFTLSFNIEFKYDGDTVYFAHSYPYTYSDLQDYLMCIQRNPVKSKFCKLRLLCRSLAGNNVYYLTVTAPTTHEDDNQKKKKAVIITARVHPGESPSSWMMKGLMDFITGDSYVAKKLRHKFIFKLVPMLNPDGVIVGNTRSSLTGRDLNRQYRTVIRETYPSIWNTKAMIRRLMEDCGVAMYCDMHAHSRKHNVFIYGCENLKRHPDRRLLEQVFPLMLHKNVADKFSFENCKFKVQKNKEGTGRIVVWVLGVTNSYTLEASFGGSTMGGRAGTHFSTADYEHIGRAYCETLMDYYDDNPIKEKLRMKILTRLSKEGSSAEEPLNIPLSDYSSDEGDTSSSSSEDEGKDSMAELEGPCCSTLKVPPSSPVLPQKLKGNKKSKKQSVPLARPPTYRRKSHSVQRIVLDIPTTEPASDFFEYTSEDELLLPPAAASDTENTVKRTFRRRNRPRRTDNIRKLTLLGCETQYLMPPELIVRSAANRYQSEDEDEQSKMVMSIIKEFPPVLGKERVWQRSSGSERTVEVMKSASPDHCQVRFSLKRSIWTGTHSDGYVNDCYNPRPISWGAPPTLVKSTHYDNEALLTACSQKLAAWKDEKRSMKEKHHKSLLKHHSHVLGAHKDKENRSVRVKITVGSEQYATAAAAAAAAAANGTAGGKHKLPGDKKASDQTPDGGPAGGGGGGSSISRVKRKTRSTLSKIVEKAEIITHLSRSARVGQSRRLLTTSSSLSTAGSPRKALLSVPSTAGPLSAGPNGTGNGGAPDRPNGVPSPGVKPGSKFRTGGIVVTAAQPLPKMRKAYAGPRGKSTASPIKLPTTSIDIQLTTLCSETESERNVKVITGKKHKKKRTAKEKKDKLPC, from the exons CCGGCTACTTGGGCAGCTTTCTGTCGAACAGCCTCAAAACGCATCAGCTCGAGGTGAACACCGACTCGAAAACGCTACGCCCGATCGCACGCCTGAAGGAGCCGCGGGAACTGTTCGCACTGCCGAAGGAACGAGACTATGATTGCCCCCAGCAGGCCCCCCGATGGCCCATCGAGTGTCAG GTGCTTGAGGAGCGCGTGTATCACCTGGACGACGCACCGGAAACGCCGGAACCGTACTACCAGCCGACCGGCAAGGAGCTGCAACCGCGCCCGGTAGGCGAAGAGAATGGCATCATCGTGTACAACTACAACCCGACTAGTGCCGTGCACTAC TTGCCGGTGGATGACGAGGTAACGCAGCCCGAGCCCGAACCCGTACCGTGCCCGGGGAAGGGTGGCGGGTCGGTGCTTCGGCAGCTTCGGCAGCTTCGCCGGCGGCTCCAGCGCACCCTGCTGCAGTGGGAGGCGAGCGAGTACGTCGACCGGGACTACTCGTACGAGGAGATGAACGATGCGGGCGAGATTCTGCCGTACGACGAGGAGAACCAGATCGTCCATCAGGTGGTGGAGGAGTCACCGACACCCGATCGGGAGCTTGTCGCCATGCATTTGCGCAAACGGGCGTCGGCTGGCGGCGCATCGAGCGAAGGGAATGTCCAGAGGCAGGTCGACAGTAGCACAGTGTGTGACAGGGAGGCAGTGAGCAGCAGTCCCGACAGTGATCGTGACGGTTGCCAACCACTCAGACACGTGGATagtaccagcagcaccaacaacgacaacaacaacaacaacaacaacaacagtgacgagtcggatgactccgacggCGAACAGACGGGGTCGTCGCCTGCGGTACCGGCTAGCATGACCAAGACCACCACTAATCGTACACCCGATCTCTGTCCGCAGTTTAGCCGCTCGACGGTCGGCGGCTCGAAGGCCCAGCCGGCCGCCCATCCGACGCCGCTCGATCCGGACGATCTCGTGTTCGAGTCCCGGTTCGAGAGCGGCAATCTCGGGCGCGCGATCAAGATCACGCCGACCTACTACGAGCTCTACCTGCGGCCGGACATGTACACCAACCGGCACACGCAGTGGTTCTACTTTCAGGTGAAGAACACCAAGGCGAAGGTAGTGTACAG ATTCTCCATCATCAATCTAACGAAACCGGACAGCCTCTACAAGGAGGGCATGCGGCCGCTGATGTACTCGACGATGGATGCGGAATGCAATCAGGTCGGCTGGAGACGGTGCGGCGACAACATTGCCTACTTCCGAAACGAGGACAACAG CAATGGATACAATTACAGCCACTACCATCACCGGCCGGCCgatgacgacgaggacgagtaCATCGGCACCAGTTCGTTCACGCTGTCGTTCAACATCGAGTTCAAGTACGACGGCGATACGGTCTACTTCGCCCACAGCTACCCGTACACCTACTCCGACCTGCAGGACTATCTGATGTGCATCCAGCGCAACCCGGTCAAATCGAAGTTCTGCAAGCTGCGGCTGCTCTGCCGGTCGCTCGCCGGCAACAACGTCTACTATCTCACCGTCACCGCGCCGACCACGCACGAAGACGACAATCAAAAG aaaaagaaagcagtCATTATCACCGCACGTGTTCATCCGGGTGAGAGCCCGTCCTCCTGGATGATGAAGGGTCTGATGGACTTCATTACCGGCGATTCGTACGTG GCAAAGAAGCTACGGCATAAGTTCATCTTCAAGCTGGTACCGATGCTCAACCCGGACGGCGTCATCGTGGGCAATACCCGCAGCTCGCTGACGGGGCGCGATCTCAATCGCCAGTATCGCACGGTGATACGCGAAACCTATCCCTCGATCTGGAACACGAAGGCAATGATAAGAAG ACTGATGGAGGATTGCGGAGTCGCGATGTACTGCGATATGCATGCGCACTCGCGCAAACACAACGTGTTCATTTATGGGTGCGAGAACCTCAAGCGGCACCCGGACCGACGCCTGCTGGAGCAAGTCTTCCCGCTGATGCTGCACAAGAATGTGGCAGACAAG TTTTCGTTCGAGAACTGCAAGTTTAAGGTGCAGAAGAACAAGGAAGGCACCGGCCGGATCGTCGTGTGGGTGCTGGGCGTCACCAATAGCTACACGCTTGAAGCGTCCTTCGGTGGCAGCACGATGGGAGGCCGCGCCGGTACCCACTTTTCCACTGCG GATTACGAGCACATCGGACGGGCGTACTGCGAGACGCTGATGGACTATTACGACGATAATCCAATCAAA GAAAAGCTGCGCATGAAAATTCTCACTCGCCTGTCGAAGGAAGGCTCGAGCGCGGAGGAGCCGCTCAACATACCGCTGTCGGACTACTCGAGCGACGAGGGCgacacgagcagcagcagctcggagGACGAAGGGAAGGACAGCATGGCCGAGCTGGAGGGTCCGTGCTGTTCCACGCTGAAGGTGCCCCCGTCCTCGCCGGTGCTGCCGCAGAAGCTTAAGGGCAACAAGAAG AGCAAGAAACAGTCCGTCCCGCTGGCCCGACCGCCGACCTACCGGCGCAAATCGCACAGCGTGCAGCGGATCGTGCTGGACATCCCCACCACCGAGCCGGCGAGCGACTTCTTCGAGTACACGTCCgaggacgagctgctgctgccgccggcgGCCGCCTCCGACACCGAGAACACGGTCAAGCGCACGTTCCGGCGGCGCAACCGGCCCCGCCGGACCGACAACATACGCAAGCTGACGCTGCTCGGCTGCGAAACGCAATACCTCATGCCGCCGGAGCTGATCGTGCGGTCGGCGGCGAACCGGTACCAGTcggaggacgaggacgagcaGAGCAAGATGGTGATGAGCATCATCAAGGAGTTTCCGCCGGTGCTCGGGAAGGAGCGGGTCTGGCAGCGATCGAGCGGCAGCGAACG AACGGTGGAGGTGATGAAATCGGCCAGCCCGGACCACTGCCAGGTGCGGTTCTCGCTCAAGCGCTCCATCTGGACCGGCACGCACTCGGACGGGTACGTGAACGATTGCTACAACCCGCGCCCGATCTCGTGGGGCGCACCGCCCACCCTCGTCAAATCGACCCACTACGACAATGAGGCGCTCCTCAC CGCCTGCTCGCAGAAGCTGGCCGCCTGGAAGGACGAAAAGCGCAGCATGAAGGAGAAACACCACAAGAGCCTGCTGAAGCACCACTCGCACGTGCTGGGCGCGCACAAGGACAAGGAAAACCGGAGCGTCCGGGTGAAGATCACGGTCGGGTCGGAGCAGTacgcgacggcggcggcggcggcggcggcggccgccgctaACGGCACCGCCGGCGGCAAGCACAAGCTGCCCGGCGACAAGAAAGCATCCGACCAAACGCCGGACGGTGGGCCGGCGGGCGGTGGCGGAGGAGGCAGCAGCATATCGCGCGTCAAGCGAAAAACGCG CTCGACGCTGAGCAAGATTGTGGAGAAGGCGGAAATCATCACGCACCTGTCGCGGTCGGCCCGGGTCGGGCAGTCGCGCCGGCTGCTCACCACCAGCAGCTCTCTCTCGACGGCCGGCTCGCCCCGCAAGGCGCTGCTGAGCGTCCCGTCGACGGCCGGCCCGCTGTCCGCCGGGCCCAACGGCACCGGGAACGGGGGCGCCCCGGACCGCCCCAATGGCGTCCCGTCCCCTGGCGTCAAGCCGGGCAGCAAGTTCCGGACGGGCGGGATCGTTGTCACCGCCGCCCAGCCACTGCCCAAGATGCGCAAAGCGTACGCCGGCCCGCGGGGCAAAAGTACGGCCTCGCCGATCAAGCTGCCGACGACCAGCATCGACATCCAGCTGACCACCCTCTGCTCCGAGACGGAGTCCGAGCGGAACGTGAAGGTGATTACGGGCAAGAAGCACAAGAAGAAGCGCACCGCCAAGGAGAAAAAGGATAAGCTGCCCTGCTAG
- the LOC1272157 gene encoding cytosolic carboxypeptidase 2 isoform X4, with the protein MNWSLAAGDRVRCLQTQLFPVCATLAAKAGYLGSFLSNSLKTHQLEVNTDSKTLRPIARLKEPRELFALPKERDYDCPQQAPRWPIECQVLEERVYHLDDAPETPEPYYQPTGKELQPRPVGEENGIIVYNYNPTSAVHYFSRSTVGGSKAQPAAHPTPLDPDDLVFESRFESGNLGRAIKITPTYYELYLRPDMYTNRHTQWFYFQVKNTKAKVVYRFSIINLTKPDSLYKEGMRPLMYSTMDAECNQVGWRRCGDNIAYFRNEDNSNGYNYSHYHHRPADDDEDEYIGTSSFTLSFNIEFKYDGDTVYFAHSYPYTYSDLQDYLMCIQRNPVKSKFCKLRLLCRSLAGNNVYYLTVTAPTTHEDDNQKKKKAVIITARVHPGESPSSWMMKGLMDFITGDSYVAKKLRHKFIFKLVPMLNPDGVIVGNTRSSLTGRDLNRQYRTVIRETYPSIWNTKAMIRRLMEDCGVAMYCDMHAHSRKHNVFIYGCENLKRHPDRRLLEQVFPLMLHKNVADKFSFENCKFKVQKNKEGTGRIVVWVLGVTNSYTLEASFGGSTMGGRAGTHFSTADYEHIGRAYCETLMDYYDDNPIKEKLRMKILTRLSKEGSSAEEPLNIPLSDYSSDEGDTSSSSSEDEGKDSMAELEGPCCSTLKVPPSSPVLPQKLKGNKKSKKQSVPLARPPTYRRKSHSVQRIVLDIPTTEPASDFFEYTSEDELLLPPAAASDTENTVKRTFRRRNRPRRTDNIRKLTLLGCETQYLMPPELIVRSAANRYQSEDEDEQSKMVMSIIKEFPPVLGKERVWQRSSGSERTVEVMKSASPDHCQVRFSLKRSIWTGTHSDGYVNDCYNPRPISWGAPPTLVKSTHYDNEALLTACSQKLAAWKDEKRSMKEKHHKSLLKHHSHVLGAHKDKENRSVRVKITVGSEQYATAAAAAAAAAANGTAGGKHKLPGDKKASDQTPDGGPAGGGGGGSSISRVKRKTRSTLSKIVEKAEIITHLSRSARVGQSRRLLTTSSSLSTAGSPRKALLSVPSTAGPLSAGPNGTGNGGAPDRPNGVPSPGVKPGSKFRTGGIVVTAAQPLPKMRKAYAGPRGKSTASPIKLPTTSIDIQLTTLCSETESERNVKVITGKKHKKKRTAKEKKDKLPC; encoded by the exons CCGGCTACTTGGGCAGCTTTCTGTCGAACAGCCTCAAAACGCATCAGCTCGAGGTGAACACCGACTCGAAAACGCTACGCCCGATCGCACGCCTGAAGGAGCCGCGGGAACTGTTCGCACTGCCGAAGGAACGAGACTATGATTGCCCCCAGCAGGCCCCCCGATGGCCCATCGAGTGTCAG GTGCTTGAGGAGCGCGTGTATCACCTGGACGACGCACCGGAAACGCCGGAACCGTACTACCAGCCGACCGGCAAGGAGCTGCAACCGCGCCCGGTAGGCGAAGAGAATGGCATCATCGTGTACAACTACAACCCGACTAGTGCCGTGCACTAC TTTAGCCGCTCGACGGTCGGCGGCTCGAAGGCCCAGCCGGCCGCCCATCCGACGCCGCTCGATCCGGACGATCTCGTGTTCGAGTCCCGGTTCGAGAGCGGCAATCTCGGGCGCGCGATCAAGATCACGCCGACCTACTACGAGCTCTACCTGCGGCCGGACATGTACACCAACCGGCACACGCAGTGGTTCTACTTTCAGGTGAAGAACACCAAGGCGAAGGTAGTGTACAG ATTCTCCATCATCAATCTAACGAAACCGGACAGCCTCTACAAGGAGGGCATGCGGCCGCTGATGTACTCGACGATGGATGCGGAATGCAATCAGGTCGGCTGGAGACGGTGCGGCGACAACATTGCCTACTTCCGAAACGAGGACAACAG CAATGGATACAATTACAGCCACTACCATCACCGGCCGGCCgatgacgacgaggacgagtaCATCGGCACCAGTTCGTTCACGCTGTCGTTCAACATCGAGTTCAAGTACGACGGCGATACGGTCTACTTCGCCCACAGCTACCCGTACACCTACTCCGACCTGCAGGACTATCTGATGTGCATCCAGCGCAACCCGGTCAAATCGAAGTTCTGCAAGCTGCGGCTGCTCTGCCGGTCGCTCGCCGGCAACAACGTCTACTATCTCACCGTCACCGCGCCGACCACGCACGAAGACGACAATCAAAAG aaaaagaaagcagtCATTATCACCGCACGTGTTCATCCGGGTGAGAGCCCGTCCTCCTGGATGATGAAGGGTCTGATGGACTTCATTACCGGCGATTCGTACGTG GCAAAGAAGCTACGGCATAAGTTCATCTTCAAGCTGGTACCGATGCTCAACCCGGACGGCGTCATCGTGGGCAATACCCGCAGCTCGCTGACGGGGCGCGATCTCAATCGCCAGTATCGCACGGTGATACGCGAAACCTATCCCTCGATCTGGAACACGAAGGCAATGATAAGAAG ACTGATGGAGGATTGCGGAGTCGCGATGTACTGCGATATGCATGCGCACTCGCGCAAACACAACGTGTTCATTTATGGGTGCGAGAACCTCAAGCGGCACCCGGACCGACGCCTGCTGGAGCAAGTCTTCCCGCTGATGCTGCACAAGAATGTGGCAGACAAG TTTTCGTTCGAGAACTGCAAGTTTAAGGTGCAGAAGAACAAGGAAGGCACCGGCCGGATCGTCGTGTGGGTGCTGGGCGTCACCAATAGCTACACGCTTGAAGCGTCCTTCGGTGGCAGCACGATGGGAGGCCGCGCCGGTACCCACTTTTCCACTGCG GATTACGAGCACATCGGACGGGCGTACTGCGAGACGCTGATGGACTATTACGACGATAATCCAATCAAA GAAAAGCTGCGCATGAAAATTCTCACTCGCCTGTCGAAGGAAGGCTCGAGCGCGGAGGAGCCGCTCAACATACCGCTGTCGGACTACTCGAGCGACGAGGGCgacacgagcagcagcagctcggagGACGAAGGGAAGGACAGCATGGCCGAGCTGGAGGGTCCGTGCTGTTCCACGCTGAAGGTGCCCCCGTCCTCGCCGGTGCTGCCGCAGAAGCTTAAGGGCAACAAGAAG AGCAAGAAACAGTCCGTCCCGCTGGCCCGACCGCCGACCTACCGGCGCAAATCGCACAGCGTGCAGCGGATCGTGCTGGACATCCCCACCACCGAGCCGGCGAGCGACTTCTTCGAGTACACGTCCgaggacgagctgctgctgccgccggcgGCCGCCTCCGACACCGAGAACACGGTCAAGCGCACGTTCCGGCGGCGCAACCGGCCCCGCCGGACCGACAACATACGCAAGCTGACGCTGCTCGGCTGCGAAACGCAATACCTCATGCCGCCGGAGCTGATCGTGCGGTCGGCGGCGAACCGGTACCAGTcggaggacgaggacgagcaGAGCAAGATGGTGATGAGCATCATCAAGGAGTTTCCGCCGGTGCTCGGGAAGGAGCGGGTCTGGCAGCGATCGAGCGGCAGCGAACG AACGGTGGAGGTGATGAAATCGGCCAGCCCGGACCACTGCCAGGTGCGGTTCTCGCTCAAGCGCTCCATCTGGACCGGCACGCACTCGGACGGGTACGTGAACGATTGCTACAACCCGCGCCCGATCTCGTGGGGCGCACCGCCCACCCTCGTCAAATCGACCCACTACGACAATGAGGCGCTCCTCAC CGCCTGCTCGCAGAAGCTGGCCGCCTGGAAGGACGAAAAGCGCAGCATGAAGGAGAAACACCACAAGAGCCTGCTGAAGCACCACTCGCACGTGCTGGGCGCGCACAAGGACAAGGAAAACCGGAGCGTCCGGGTGAAGATCACGGTCGGGTCGGAGCAGTacgcgacggcggcggcggcggcggcggcggccgccgctaACGGCACCGCCGGCGGCAAGCACAAGCTGCCCGGCGACAAGAAAGCATCCGACCAAACGCCGGACGGTGGGCCGGCGGGCGGTGGCGGAGGAGGCAGCAGCATATCGCGCGTCAAGCGAAAAACGCG CTCGACGCTGAGCAAGATTGTGGAGAAGGCGGAAATCATCACGCACCTGTCGCGGTCGGCCCGGGTCGGGCAGTCGCGCCGGCTGCTCACCACCAGCAGCTCTCTCTCGACGGCCGGCTCGCCCCGCAAGGCGCTGCTGAGCGTCCCGTCGACGGCCGGCCCGCTGTCCGCCGGGCCCAACGGCACCGGGAACGGGGGCGCCCCGGACCGCCCCAATGGCGTCCCGTCCCCTGGCGTCAAGCCGGGCAGCAAGTTCCGGACGGGCGGGATCGTTGTCACCGCCGCCCAGCCACTGCCCAAGATGCGCAAAGCGTACGCCGGCCCGCGGGGCAAAAGTACGGCCTCGCCGATCAAGCTGCCGACGACCAGCATCGACATCCAGCTGACCACCCTCTGCTCCGAGACGGAGTCCGAGCGGAACGTGAAGGTGATTACGGGCAAGAAGCACAAGAAGAAGCGCACCGCCAAGGAGAAAAAGGATAAGCTGCCCTGCTAG